One Amorphoplanes digitatis genomic window carries:
- a CDS encoding NAD-dependent epimerase/dehydratase family protein, with product MSVQQRYGAGHRILISGGAGFVPSHVVDALIDRGCTVVAIDNFVTGARDNVAHLAAEPRFTLIEADITEGLPAHPALAERFDAVMHMASPASPTDFAKLPIEILKVGSQGTMTMLDRALADAARFLMASTSEAYGDPLVHPQPESYWGNVNPIGVRAVYDESKRFSEAATMAYHRFHGLSTAIVRIFNTYGPRMRPDDGRAIPTFIDQALRGAPITVHGTGSQTRSITYVDDLVRGILLLLDSNETGPINCGTEHELTMLELAELIVRLCGSDSRIDLVARTADDPEKRRPDLTLARNLLGYEPRVGPEDGLRRTIDFFKA from the coding sequence ATGTCAGTGCAGCAGCGGTACGGCGCAGGTCATCGGATCCTCATCAGCGGCGGCGCCGGGTTCGTGCCGTCACACGTGGTTGATGCCCTCATCGACCGGGGCTGCACGGTTGTCGCGATCGACAACTTCGTCACGGGCGCCCGGGACAACGTCGCGCACCTGGCGGCCGAGCCCCGCTTCACGCTCATCGAGGCCGACATCACCGAGGGCCTGCCCGCGCACCCGGCGCTGGCCGAGCGCTTCGACGCGGTAATGCACATGGCCTCGCCGGCCAGCCCCACCGACTTCGCCAAGCTGCCGATCGAGATCCTCAAGGTCGGTTCGCAGGGCACGATGACCATGCTCGACCGGGCCCTGGCGGACGCGGCCCGCTTCCTGATGGCCTCCACCTCCGAGGCGTACGGCGACCCGCTCGTGCACCCGCAGCCGGAGAGCTACTGGGGCAACGTCAACCCGATCGGCGTACGCGCGGTCTACGACGAGTCGAAGCGGTTCTCCGAGGCCGCGACGATGGCGTACCACCGCTTCCACGGGCTCTCGACGGCGATCGTGCGCATCTTCAACACCTACGGCCCGCGGATGCGGCCCGACGACGGCCGGGCCATCCCGACCTTCATCGACCAGGCCCTGCGCGGCGCGCCGATCACCGTGCACGGCACCGGTTCGCAGACCCGCTCGATCACCTACGTCGACGACCTGGTCCGCGGCATCCTGCTGCTGCTCGACTCGAACGAGACCGGCCCGATCAACTGCGGCACCGAGCACGAGCTGACAATGCTCGAGCTGGCCGAGCTGATCGTGCGCCTCTGCGGCAGCGACTCGAGGATCGACCTGGTCGCGCGCACGGCCGACGACCCGGAGAAGCGCCGCCCCGACCTCACGCTGGCCCGCAATCTGCTCGGCTACGAGCCGCGGGTGGGGCCGGAGGACGGCCTGCGCCGGACGATCGACTTCTTCAAAGCGTGA
- a CDS encoding solute symporter family protein, whose amino-acid sequence MESHSLLAAEASTSTSRTLTITLFLVFVAITLGITVWASRQTKTATDYYAGGRSFSGFQNGMAIGGDYMSAASFLGIAGLIALYGYDGFLYSIGFLVAWLVALLLVAEFLRNSGRYTMADVLAFRMRQRPVRTAASVSTIVVSIFYLIAQMVGAGALVSLLLGIKPGATFLGMDADTAKVATIILVGALMIVYVVVGGMKGTTYVQIVKAFMLMSGALIMTLLVLAHYKFNLSSLLGDAAEQSGKGAAFLEPGLRYGVESADAAKTFYSKMDLLSLGIALVLGTAGLPHILTRFYTVPTSKIARKSVLWAIGIIGTFYLFTLALGFGAAALVGSKAITEQDKAGNTAAPQLAQALGIDYLGGETGGAVLLAIIAAVAFATILAVVAGLTLASSSSVAHDFYASVIKRGQASERDEVRVARIAAFGIGAVAIVLSIFAQSLNVAFLVALAFAVAASGNLPAILYSLFWKGFNTSGALWAIYGGLTSAVVLVFFSPVVSGSPTAMFPDSDWHWFPLNNPGIISIPFGFLCGYLGAKISKESDPNKYAELEVRSVTGYGAH is encoded by the coding sequence ATGGAGAGCCACTCGCTTCTGGCTGCCGAGGCCTCCACCTCGACGAGCCGCACCCTGACCATCACGCTCTTCCTGGTCTTCGTCGCCATCACCCTGGGTATCACGGTCTGGGCGAGCCGGCAGACCAAGACGGCGACGGACTACTACGCCGGCGGCCGGTCGTTCTCCGGCTTCCAGAACGGCATGGCGATCGGCGGCGACTACATGTCGGCCGCGTCGTTCCTCGGCATCGCCGGCCTCATCGCCCTCTACGGCTACGACGGCTTCCTCTACTCGATCGGCTTCCTGGTCGCCTGGCTCGTCGCGCTGCTGCTGGTCGCGGAGTTCCTGCGCAACTCGGGCCGGTACACGATGGCCGACGTCCTCGCGTTCCGGATGCGCCAGCGCCCGGTACGCACCGCGGCGTCCGTCTCCACCATCGTCGTGTCGATCTTCTACCTGATCGCTCAGATGGTCGGCGCCGGAGCCCTGGTCAGCCTGCTGTTGGGCATCAAGCCCGGCGCCACGTTCCTGGGCATGGACGCCGACACCGCCAAGGTCGCGACGATCATCCTGGTCGGCGCGCTGATGATCGTGTACGTGGTGGTCGGTGGCATGAAGGGCACCACCTACGTGCAGATCGTCAAGGCGTTCATGCTGATGTCGGGCGCCCTGATCATGACCTTGCTGGTGCTGGCGCACTACAAGTTCAACCTGTCGTCCCTGCTCGGCGACGCCGCCGAACAGTCCGGCAAGGGCGCCGCGTTCCTGGAACCGGGCCTGCGGTACGGCGTCGAGTCCGCCGACGCCGCGAAGACCTTCTACAGCAAGATGGACCTGCTCTCGCTCGGCATCGCCCTGGTGCTGGGCACGGCCGGCCTGCCGCACATCCTGACCCGGTTCTACACCGTTCCGACCAGCAAGATCGCCCGCAAGAGCGTGCTCTGGGCGATCGGCATCATCGGCACCTTCTACCTGTTCACCCTGGCGCTGGGCTTCGGCGCGGCGGCCCTGGTCGGCAGCAAGGCGATCACCGAGCAGGACAAGGCGGGCAACACGGCCGCACCGCAGCTCGCCCAGGCGCTCGGCATCGACTACCTGGGTGGCGAGACCGGCGGCGCGGTGCTGCTGGCGATCATCGCGGCGGTCGCGTTCGCCACGATCCTCGCGGTGGTGGCCGGCCTGACCCTGGCGTCCTCGTCGAGCGTCGCGCACGACTTCTACGCCAGCGTCATCAAACGGGGGCAGGCGTCGGAGCGTGACGAGGTGCGGGTCGCGCGGATCGCGGCGTTCGGGATCGGCGCGGTCGCGATCGTGCTGTCGATCTTCGCGCAGAGCCTGAACGTCGCGTTCCTGGTGGCGCTCGCGTTCGCGGTGGCGGCCTCGGGCAACCTGCCGGCGATCCTGTACAGCCTGTTCTGGAAGGGTTTCAACACCTCCGGAGCGCTGTGGGCCATCTATGGCGGTCTGACCTCCGCCGTGGTGCTGGTGTTCTTCTCGCCCGTCGTCTCCGGTTCCCCGACGGCGATGTTCCCCGACAGTGACTGGCACTGGTTCCCGCTGAACAACCCGGGCATCATCTCGATCCCGTTCGGCTTCCTGTGCGGATACCTCGGCGCGAAGATCTCCAAGGAGTCCGACCCGAACAAGTACGCCGAGCTCGAGGTCCGTTCGGTGACGGGCTACGGAGCCCACTGA
- a CDS encoding DUF485 domain-containing protein, with protein MTTEATPTEKYLEVQQSDEFVRLRRRLRNFIFPTTIAFFLWYALYVLLSAYARDFMSIKIIGNINVALLLGLLQFVSTFVIAWYYSRFAAREIDPIADKIRGEMSAAAVTPDAGDTETKPEAAK; from the coding sequence TTGACAACCGAAGCGACCCCGACCGAGAAGTATCTCGAGGTCCAGCAGTCGGACGAGTTCGTCCGACTACGCCGCAGGCTGCGTAACTTCATCTTCCCGACGACGATCGCGTTCTTCCTCTGGTACGCGCTCTACGTCCTGCTGTCCGCGTACGCCCGGGACTTCATGTCCATAAAGATCATCGGGAACATCAACGTCGCGCTGCTGCTCGGTCTCCTGCAGTTCGTCTCGACGTTCGTGATCGCCTGGTACTACTCCCGCTTCGCGGCGAGGGAGATCGACCCGATCGCCGACAAGATCCGCGGAGAGATGTCGGCCGCCGCCGTGACCCCGGACGCCGGGGACACCGAGACGAAGCCGGAGGCGGCCAAGTAA
- a CDS encoding flavin reductase family protein, with the protein MLRVNPVEPGAHIYSGDPFATPEQDRSAVRRLRGRLASPVSLWTVPGPSGLTVSSVLVADGEPGRVLGLVDEESDFWDALSVAKRFAVTPLGVADQQLADRFAGLMPSPGGLFALGDWIETDFGPVPAGAGTWAGCRLDGERQYGWGLLVEATIESIHLDESPSAPLLHFRGRYRGLDR; encoded by the coding sequence ATGCTTCGTGTGAATCCTGTCGAGCCCGGCGCGCACATCTACTCCGGCGATCCGTTCGCCACCCCGGAGCAGGACAGGTCCGCCGTGCGGCGGCTGCGGGGGCGGCTCGCCTCGCCGGTCTCGCTGTGGACCGTGCCCGGGCCGTCCGGGCTCACCGTCTCGTCCGTGCTCGTCGCCGACGGTGAACCCGGGCGGGTGCTCGGGCTGGTCGACGAGGAGAGCGACTTCTGGGACGCACTCTCGGTCGCGAAGCGCTTCGCCGTCACCCCGCTCGGCGTCGCCGATCAGCAACTCGCCGACCGGTTCGCCGGGCTCATGCCCTCGCCCGGCGGTCTGTTCGCCCTCGGCGACTGGATCGAGACCGACTTCGGGCCGGTACCGGCCGGCGCCGGAACCTGGGCCGGGTGCAGGCTGGACGGCGAGCGGCAGTACGGGTGGGGCCTGCTCGTCGAGGCCACCATCGAGTCGATCCACCTCGACGAGTCGCCGTCGGCGCCCCTGCTGCATTTCCGCGGCCGGTACCGGGGCCTCGACCGGTAA
- the trpS gene encoding tryptophan--tRNA ligase, with protein MTALALSLEDRIADRPGDFRVLTGDRPTGPLHLGHYFGTLRNRVRLQRAGVDLFVIVADYQVLTDRDVAERLGETVDGLILDYLAVGLDPDRATIFTHSAVPALNQLLLPFLSLVSVPELQRNPTVKDEIAHSRQRAVSGLMFTYPVHQAADILFCKGNLVPVGRDQLPHVEVTRTVARRFNERYGPVFPVPEALLGVAPLLLGTDGTKMSKSRGNAIAISASADETARLIRAAKTDADRRITYDPVARPGVSGLVQLAALCLDRDLHDVAAEIGDAGAAALKRTVTDAANEFLAPMRARRAAYAREPGLIREVLRAGNARANVVAERTLGEVREAMGTRY; from the coding sequence ATGACCGCACTGGCGCTGAGCCTCGAGGACCGCATCGCCGACCGGCCCGGCGACTTCCGGGTGCTGACCGGGGACCGGCCCACCGGCCCGCTGCATCTCGGGCACTACTTCGGCACGCTGCGCAATCGGGTACGGCTGCAACGCGCCGGCGTCGACCTGTTCGTGATCGTCGCCGACTATCAGGTGCTGACCGACCGGGACGTCGCCGAGCGGCTGGGCGAGACCGTCGACGGGCTGATACTCGACTATCTCGCCGTCGGGCTGGACCCGGACCGGGCCACGATCTTCACGCACAGCGCCGTTCCCGCGCTCAATCAGCTGCTGCTGCCGTTTCTCAGCCTGGTCAGCGTGCCCGAGCTACAGCGCAATCCGACCGTCAAGGACGAGATCGCGCACTCGCGGCAGCGCGCGGTCAGCGGGCTCATGTTCACCTATCCGGTGCATCAGGCCGCCGACATCCTGTTCTGCAAGGGCAACCTCGTGCCGGTCGGGCGGGACCAGCTGCCGCACGTGGAGGTCACGCGTACCGTCGCCCGGCGCTTCAACGAGCGGTACGGGCCGGTCTTTCCCGTGCCGGAGGCGCTGCTCGGCGTCGCGCCGCTGCTGCTCGGCACCGACGGCACCAAGATGAGCAAGAGCCGGGGCAACGCCATCGCCATCTCCGCCTCGGCGGACGAGACGGCGCGGCTGATCAGGGCGGCGAAGACCGACGCGGACCGGCGCATCACCTACGACCCGGTGGCGCGGCCGGGGGTGTCGGGGCTGGTGCAGCTCGCCGCGCTCTGCCTCGACCGGGATCTGCACGACGTCGCCGCGGAGATCGGGGACGCCGGTGCCGCCGCGCTGAAGCGCACGGTCACCGACGCCGCGAACGAGTTCCTGGCGCCCATGCGGGCCCGGCGGGCCGCGTACGCGCGGGAGCCCGGGCTCATCCGGGAGGTGCTGCGGGCCGGCAACGCGCGGGCGAACGTCGTCGCGGAGCGGACCCTGGGTGAGGTGCGGGAGGCGATGGGCACCCGCTACTGA
- a CDS encoding ABC transporter ATP-binding protein, with amino-acid sequence MTVPDQRTSPEPALALRGLVKHFDTKLAVAGIDLEVPAGSFFGLLGPNGAGKTTTLSMAVGLLRPTAGQAAILGHDVWADPVAAKARIGVLPDGVRLFDRLTGTELLAYHGLLRGMDADVVNRRSAELLDVLALGADNRTLVVDYSAGMKKKIGLACAMLHAPRLLVLDEPFEAVDPVSAALIRDILQRYVSGGGTVVFSSHVMAVVERLCTHVAIMADGTIRLRGSLAEVRGERSLEDVFVEVVGGRTATGSELAWL; translated from the coding sequence ATGACCGTCCCCGACCAGCGCACGAGCCCGGAACCGGCGCTCGCGTTGCGGGGTCTCGTCAAGCATTTCGACACAAAACTGGCGGTTGCCGGCATCGACCTCGAGGTGCCCGCCGGCTCGTTCTTCGGGCTGCTCGGCCCGAACGGCGCCGGCAAGACCACCACTCTGTCCATGGCGGTCGGCCTGCTGCGGCCCACCGCCGGTCAGGCCGCCATCCTCGGACACGACGTGTGGGCCGACCCGGTCGCCGCGAAGGCCCGGATCGGCGTGCTGCCCGACGGCGTACGCCTCTTCGACCGGCTCACCGGCACGGAGTTGCTCGCCTACCACGGGTTACTGCGCGGGATGGACGCCGACGTCGTCAACCGGCGGTCCGCCGAGTTGCTGGACGTGCTCGCCCTCGGCGCCGACAACCGCACCCTGGTCGTCGACTACTCCGCCGGCATGAAGAAGAAGATCGGCCTGGCCTGCGCGATGCTGCACGCGCCCCGGCTGCTGGTGCTGGACGAGCCGTTCGAGGCGGTCGACCCGGTGTCGGCCGCGCTGATCCGCGACATCCTCCAGCGGTACGTGTCGGGCGGCGGCACCGTCGTCTTCTCCAGCCACGTGATGGCGGTGGTCGAGCGGCTCTGCACCCACGTCGCGATCATGGCCGACGGCACGATCCGGCTGCGCGGCTCGCTCGCCGAGGTGCGCGGCGAGCGGTCGCTCGAGGACGTCTTCGTCGAGGTCGTCGGCGGCCGCACCGCGACCGGCTCGGAACTCGCGTGGCTGTAG